One segment of Procambarus clarkii isolate CNS0578487 chromosome 1, FALCON_Pclarkii_2.0, whole genome shotgun sequence DNA contains the following:
- the LOC138363409 gene encoding serine/arginine repetitive matrix protein 1-like yields MSHNNVKQSSCPREKQSSCPRERQSSCPREKQSSCPREKQSSCPREKQSSCPRERQSSCPREKQSSCPREKQSSCPREKQSSCPREKQSSCPREKQSSCPREKQSSCPREKQSSCPREKQSSGPREKQSSCLSPREKQSSCPREKQSSCPREKQSSCPREKQSSCPREKQSSCPREKQSSCPREKQSSCPREKQSSCPREKQSSCPREKQSSCPREKQSSCPREKQSSCPREKQSSCPREKQSSCPREKQSSCPREKQSSCPREKQSSCPREKQSSCPREKQSSCPREKQSSCPREKQSSCPREKQSSCPREKQSSCPREKQSSCPREKQSSCPREKQSSCPREKQSSCPREKQSSCPREKQSSCPREKQSSGPREKQSSCPREKQSSCPREKQSSCPREKQSSCPREKQSSCPREKQSSCPREKQSSCPREKQSSCPREKQSSCPREKQSSCPREKQSSCPREKQSSCPREKQSSCPREKQGSCPREKQSSCPREKQSSCPREKQSSCPREKQSSCPREKQSSCPREKQSSCPREKQSSCPREKQSSCPREKQSSCPREKQSSGPREKQSSCPREKQSSCPREKQSSCPREKQSSCPREKQSSCPREKQSSCPREKQSSCPREKQSSCPREKQSSCPREKQSSCPRERQSSCPREKQSSCPREKQSSCPREKQSSCPREKQSSCPREKQSSCPREKQSSCPREKQSSCPREKQSSGPREKQSSCSREKQSSCPREKQSSCPREKQSSCPREKQSSCPREKQSSCPREKQSSCPREKQSSCPREKQSSCPREKQSSGPREKQSSCPREKQSSGPREKQSSCPREKQSSCPREKQSSCPREKQSSCPREKQSSCPREKQSSCPREKQSSCPREKQSSCPREKQSSCPREKQSSCPREKQSSCPREKQSSCPREKQSSCPREKQSSCPREKQSSCPREKQSSCPREKQSSCPREKQSSCPREKQSSCPREKQSSCPREKQSSGPREKQSSCPREKQSSCPREKQSSCPREKQSSCPREKQSSCPREKQSSCPREKQSSCPREKQSSCPREKQSSGPREKQSSCPREKQSSCPREKQSSCPREKRG; encoded by the exons atgagtcacaataacgtgaagcAGAGTTCCTGCCCTCGTGAGAAGCAGAGCTCCTGCCCTCGTGAGAGGCAGAGCTCCTGCCCTCGTGAGAAGCAGAGCTCCTGTCCTCGTGAGAAGCAGAGCTCCTGCCCTCGTGAGAAGCAGAGCTCCTGTCCTCGTGAGAGGCAGAGCTCCTGCCCTCGTGAGAAGCAGAGCTCCTGCCCTCGTGAGAAGCAGAGCTCCTGCCCTCGTGAGAAGCAGAGCTCCTGCCCTCGTGAGAAGCAGAGCTCCTGTCCTCGTGAGAAGCAGAGCTCCTGCCCTCGTGAGAAGCAGAGCTCCTGTCCTCGTGAGAAGCAGAGCTCCTGTCCTCGTGAGAAGCAGAGCTCCGGCCCTCGTGAGAAGCAGAGCTCCTGCCTCTC CCCTCGTGAGAAGCAGAGCTCCTGCCCTCGTGAGAAGCAGAGCTCCTGCCCTCGTGAGAAGCAGAGCTCCTGCCCTCGTGAGAAGCAGAGCTCCTGCCCTCGTGAGAAGCAGAGCTCCTGTCCTCGTGAGAAGCAGAGCTCCTGCCCTCGTGAGAAGCAGAGCTCCTGCCCTCGTGAGAAGCAGAGCTCCTGCCCTCGTGAGAAGCAGAGCTCCTGCCCTCGTGAGAAGCAGAGCTCCTGCCCTCGTGAGAAGCAGAGCTCCTGCCCTCGTGAGAAGCAGAGCTCCTGCCCTCGTGAGAAGCAGAGCTCCTGCCCTCGTGAGAAGCAGAGCTCCTGCCCTCGTGAGAAGCAGAGCTCCTGCCCTCGTGAGAAGCAGAGCTCCTGCCCTCGTGAGAAGCAGAGCTCCTGCCCTCGTGAGAAGCAGAGCTCCTGCCCTCGTGAGAAGCAGAGCTCCTGCCCTCGTGAGAAGCAGAGCTCCTGCCCTCGTGAGAAGCAGAGCTCCTGCCCTCGTGAGAAGCAGAGCTCCTGCCCTCGTGAGAAGCAGAGCTCCTGCCCTCGTGAGAAGCAGAGCTCCTGCCCTCGTGAGAAGCAGAGCTCCTGCCCTCGTGAGAAGCAGAGCTCCTGCCCTCGTGAGAAGCAGAGCTCCTGCCCTCGTGAGAAGCAGAGCTCCTGCCCTCGTGAGAAGCAGAGCTCCTGCCCTCGTGAGAAGCAGAGCTCCGGCCCTCGTGAGAAGCAGAGCTCCTGCCCTCGTGAGAAGCAGAGCTCCTGCCCTCGTGAGAAGCAGAGCTCCTGCCCTCGTGAGAAGCAGAGCTCCTGCCCTCGTGAGAAGCAGAGCTCCTGCCCTCGTGAGAAGCAGAGCTCCTGCCCTCGTGAGAAGCAGAGCTCCTGCCCTCGTGAGAAGCAGAGCTCCTGCCCTCGTGAGAAGCAGAGCTCCTGCCCTCGTGAGAAGCAGAGCTCCTGCCCTCGTGAGAAGCAGAGCTCCTGCCCTCGTGAGAAGCAGAGCTCCTGCCCTCGTGAGAAGCAGAGCTCCTGCCCTCGTGAGAAGCAGGGCTCCTGCCCTCGTGAGAAGCAGAGCTCCTGTCCTCGTGAGAAGCAGAGCTCCTGCCCTCGTGAGAAGCAGAGCTCCTGCCCTCGTGAGAAGCAGAGCTCCTGCCCTCGTGAGAAGCAGAGCTCCTGCCCTCGTGAGAAGCAGAGCTCCTGCCCTCGTGAGAAGCAGAGCTCCTGCCCTCGTGAGAAGCAGAGCTCCTGCCCTCGTGAGAAGCAGAGCTCCTGCCCTCGTGAGAAGCAGAGCTCCGGCCCTCGTGAGAAGCAGAGCTCCTGCCCTCGTGAGAAGCAGAGCTCCTGCCCTCGTGAGAAGCAGAGCTCCTGCCCTCGTGAGAAGCAGAGCTCCTGCCCTCGTGAGAAGCAGAGCTCCTGCCCTCGTGAGAAGCAGAGCTCCTGCCCTCGTGAGAAGCAGAGCTCCTGCCCTCGTGAGAAGCAGAGCTCCTGTCCTCGTGAGAAGCAGAGCTCCTGCCCTCGTGAGAAGCAGAGCTCCTGTCCTCGTGAGAGGCAGAGCTCCTGCCCTCGTGAGAAGCAGAGCTCCTGCCCTCGTGAGAAGCAGAGCTCCTGCCCTCGTGAGAAGCAGAGCTCCTGCCCTCGTGAGAAGCAGAGCTCCTGTCCTCGTGAGAAGCAGAGCTCCTGCCCTCGTGAGAAGCAGAGCTCCTGTCCTCGTGAGAAGCAGAGCTCCTGTCCTCGTGAGAAGCAGAGCTCCGGCCCTCGTGAGAAGCAGAGCTCCTGCTCTCGTGAGAAGCAGAGCTCCTGCCCTCGTGAGAAGCAGAGCTCCTGCCCTCGTGAGAAGCAGAGCTCCTGTCCTCGTGAGAAGCAGAGCTCCTGCCCTCGTGAGAAGCAGAGCTCCTGCCCTCGTGAGAAGCAGAGCTCCTGTCCTCGTGAGAAGCAGAGCTCCTGTCCTCGTGAGAAGCAGAGCTCCTGTCCTCGTGAGAAGCAGAGCTCCGGCCCTCGTGAGAAGCAGAGCTCCTGCCCTCGTGAGAAGCAGAGCTCCGGCCCTCGTGAGAAGCAGAGCTCCTGCCCTCGTGAGAAGCAGAGCTCCTGCCCTCGTGAGAAGCAGAGCTCCTGCCCTCGTGAGAAGCAGAGCTCCTGCCCTCGTGAGAAGCAGAGCTCCTGCCCTCGTGAGAAGCAGAGCTCCTGCCCTCGTGAGAAGCAGAGCTCCTGCCCTCGTGAGAAGCAGAGCTCCTGCCCTCGTGAGAAGCAGAGCTCCTGCCCTCGTGAGAAGCAGAGCTCCTGCCCTCGTGAGAAGCAGAGCTCCTGCCCTCGTGAGAAGCAGAGCTCCTGTCCTCGTGAGAAGCAGAGCTCCTGCCCTCGTGAGAAGCAGAGCTCCTGCCCTCGTGAGAAGCAGAGCTCCTGCCCTCGTGAGAAGCAGAGCTCCTGCCCTCGTGAGAAGCAGAGCTCCTGCCCTCGTGAGAAGCAGAGCTCCTGCCCTCGTGAGAAGCAGAGCTCCTGCCCTCGTGAGAAGCAGAGCTCCTGCCCTCGTGAGAAGCAGAGCTCCGGCCCTCGTGAGAAGCAGAGCTCCTGCCCTCGTGAGAAGCAGAGCTCCTGCCCTCGTGAGAAGCAGAGCTCCTGCCCTCGTGAGAAGCAGAGCTCCTGCCCTCGTGAGAAGCAGAGCTCCTGCCCTCGTGAGAAGCAGAGCTCCTGCCCTCGTGAGAAGCAGAGCTCCTGCCCTCGCGAGAAGCAGAGCTCCTGCCCTCGTGAGAAGCAGAGCTCCGGCCCTCGTGAGAAGCAGAGCTCCTGCCCTCGTGAGAAGCAGAGCTCCTGCCCTCGTGAGAAGCAGAGCTCCTGCCCTCGTGAGAAGCGTGGGTGA